A single region of the Nitrosomonas sp. Is79A3 genome encodes:
- a CDS encoding phosphate-starvation-inducible PsiE family protein, giving the protein MINQTIAKRKGTFLLTDTDWHTRTIQLIVGILMLALYLWIGAGILSLLLNLPDILKNGWAYVAEHIIVDIVLILAVLELIRILQSYLALGRVKVTFILDVALVVLIGELIGLWYKEYTLLEVGLHIMVIAVLTLLRIVSIRFSPDAID; this is encoded by the coding sequence ATGATTAATCAAACGATAGCTAAAAGAAAAGGCACATTCCTGTTAACCGACACAGATTGGCACACGCGTACCATACAATTGATTGTCGGTATTCTGATGTTAGCGCTCTACTTGTGGATAGGCGCCGGCATTCTGAGTTTACTGTTAAATCTTCCCGATATTCTCAAGAATGGATGGGCATACGTTGCCGAGCATATCATTGTTGATATCGTGCTGATCCTGGCAGTACTCGAACTGATTCGTATATTGCAATCTTACCTGGCACTGGGACGTGTTAAGGTAACCTTCATCCTGGATGTGGCATTAGTCGTGTTAATCGGAGAATTGATCGGTCTCTGGTATAAAGAATACACGTTGTTGGAAGTTGGCTTACACATTATGGTAATTGCCGTACTGACATTATTGCGTATTGTTTCCATTCGTTTTTCACCCGATGCGATCGACTGA
- a CDS encoding DUF3450 domain-containing protein yields the protein MHKYFSKKIISFAGMVLLLLVTSVAKGSSLENLAKALAKIRGEVETLQTQLDTEKDKHSSRMSALTSQLADLSVEERRQKMSIEKLQHSIEKMTVNAKKAEQSGESLKPVLLAMLADYRQHIQTGFPFKPEDRIRALGDLENNVVNQLIDPNKAVNQAWSLIEDEIRLSKENGIYQQVIFLDGENVLVDIAKLGTVFLFFQTRDNRFGMAKRLSDGGWKYETVDDTNDIERIKNLFDSLKKQIRQGYFELPNPLRK from the coding sequence ATGCATAAGTATTTTTCTAAAAAAATAATTTCATTTGCCGGAATGGTATTGCTACTCCTTGTTACCTCTGTGGCAAAGGGAAGTAGCCTGGAGAATTTGGCAAAAGCGCTGGCGAAGATCCGGGGTGAAGTCGAGACATTGCAAACACAACTGGATACCGAGAAGGATAAGCATAGTAGCAGAATGTCTGCGCTGACTTCGCAATTGGCAGATTTGAGTGTTGAGGAAAGAAGGCAAAAAATGAGTATCGAAAAACTACAGCACTCGATAGAAAAAATGACTGTTAACGCCAAGAAAGCGGAACAATCGGGTGAGAGTCTGAAACCCGTGTTATTAGCGATGCTAGCAGATTACCGGCAGCATATTCAGACAGGTTTTCCATTCAAGCCGGAAGATCGCATCAGGGCACTGGGAGACCTGGAGAATAATGTTGTTAATCAGTTGATTGATCCTAATAAGGCAGTTAATCAGGCATGGTCTCTGATAGAGGATGAAATTCGTTTAAGTAAGGAAAATGGGATCTATCAACAAGTTATATTTCTAGATGGAGAAAATGTACTGGTTGATATTGCAAAATTAGGCACCGTTTTTCTTTTCTTCCAAACCAGAGATAACAGATTCGGGATGGCTAAACGATTGTCTGATGGTGGCTGGAAATATGAAACTGTCGATGACACTAACGATATTGAGCGTATTAAGAATTTATTTGATTCGTTGAAGAAACAAATACGCCAAGGTTATTTTGAATTACCTAATCCGTTGAGAAAATGA
- a CDS encoding MotA/TolQ/ExbB proton channel family protein: MNKALLISLLLFAMANTVYAKENKSTVSSEDVSVSAPEEKSNVAAPRKQNSPKQETVNLETAYKREYAFLEAQKRELVDRLKNYQSSASREEQGLSSKINGLERSSVERSAKIDQLNAQLAEVERKEASVTERSDALETTYLQAEATLKNHGIEIPASIKETQGNDLVKVGYLFRQALSLIQGLGAIQTKPGNFFLENGKQTQGSIIHLGNIAAYGVSDEGSGGLVPAGGGNFKVWKDSGADNAVALSKNEQPELLKLFLFESRTNAIEETREKTIVSIIDSGGPIGWVIVILGGVALFLILIRTQLLRSNGANTNKLTDQIIQQFAAGELDVAKKSCEDDSSAIGRVLHYTLRHLKDDRDHMEGIVYEAILQESGPLDRFGPAILVIASIAPLLGLLGTVTGMIETFDMITEFGTGDPKLLSEGIAIALVTTELGLIVAIPTLLLGSILSSWAKNIKRDMEHSALRIINVFLGGGLELDESNVAAVEENFAVL; this comes from the coding sequence ATGAATAAAGCATTATTGATATCGTTACTGTTGTTTGCGATGGCAAATACAGTTTATGCCAAAGAAAATAAATCCACAGTTTCTTCTGAAGATGTATCCGTATCAGCACCCGAAGAGAAATCCAATGTAGCCGCACCCAGAAAGCAGAATTCGCCTAAGCAGGAAACAGTTAATTTGGAAACTGCTTACAAACGTGAATATGCTTTCCTGGAAGCACAGAAGCGGGAATTGGTTGACCGGCTAAAAAACTATCAATCCAGCGCCAGTCGTGAAGAGCAGGGGCTAAGCAGTAAAATTAATGGCCTTGAGCGGAGTTCAGTTGAACGTTCGGCAAAAATTGATCAACTGAATGCACAGCTGGCAGAAGTCGAACGTAAGGAAGCCTCCGTAACTGAACGCAGTGATGCTCTGGAAACAACCTATCTACAGGCAGAAGCGACTCTTAAGAATCATGGTATTGAGATACCTGCATCGATTAAAGAAACACAGGGTAATGATCTCGTCAAAGTAGGGTATTTGTTTAGGCAAGCGCTGTCTTTAATTCAGGGGCTTGGAGCGATTCAGACAAAACCAGGGAATTTCTTTTTAGAGAATGGCAAACAAACGCAAGGGTCAATTATTCATTTAGGCAATATAGCAGCCTACGGTGTCAGCGATGAGGGAAGCGGTGGTTTGGTACCCGCAGGCGGCGGTAATTTCAAAGTATGGAAAGACTCCGGTGCTGATAATGCTGTTGCACTGAGTAAGAATGAGCAGCCTGAGCTATTAAAGTTGTTTTTATTTGAATCGCGCACCAACGCAATTGAAGAAACCCGCGAGAAAACAATCGTGAGCATTATTGATTCAGGAGGGCCTATTGGCTGGGTCATCGTAATACTTGGCGGCGTTGCACTGTTTCTTATTCTGATCCGGACACAGTTGTTGCGCTCAAATGGCGCTAACACAAATAAGCTTACGGACCAGATCATTCAGCAGTTTGCTGCAGGTGAACTGGATGTCGCTAAAAAAAGCTGTGAAGACGACTCATCCGCCATTGGAAGGGTTCTGCACTATACCTTGCGTCATTTGAAAGATGACAGAGATCACATGGAAGGCATTGTGTACGAGGCTATCCTGCAAGAATCGGGCCCGTTAGACCGGTTTGGGCCAGCCATTCTGGTTATTGCCTCAATCGCCCCGCTACTTGGTTTATTGGGTACGGTAACCGGGATGATCGAAACTTTCGACATGATTACTGAGTTTGGTACCGGTGATCCTAAATTACTCTCTGAAGGCATAGCGATCGCACTGGTTACAACCGAATTGGGACTGATTGTTGCAATCCCGACTTTGTTGCTGGGATCCATATTGTCTTCCTGGGCAAAAAACATTAAACGCGACATGGAACATTCGGCACTTAGGATCATTAATGTTTTTCTGGGCGGCGGGCTTGAGTTGGATGAGTCGAATGTGGCGGCTGTTGAAGAAAATTTCGCTGTTCTATAG
- a CDS encoding MotA/TolQ/ExbB proton channel family protein, translating to MDPKELIILTKELFVAGGVVMPPLVLCILLLWYGLGYRFWVMKEPKLMGVRDMLKYYQEHSEKPAKNIVARAIKQGLEFKKKGVKNLRRHLDAAFYEYEREIGKFSVLVRVVIIISPLLGLLGTVIGMIETFDSLATMTLHSQSGGIAGGISQALFTTQMGLTVAIPGLLAHSILIRKQHQIEQDLLQIKDLLCHQTTKFNEK from the coding sequence ATGGATCCAAAAGAACTCATTATATTGACCAAGGAGTTGTTTGTTGCAGGCGGGGTAGTCATGCCGCCATTGGTGCTTTGCATTTTGTTACTTTGGTACGGATTGGGCTATCGATTCTGGGTCATGAAAGAACCCAAATTGATGGGGGTGCGCGATATGCTGAAATACTATCAGGAGCACAGTGAAAAACCAGCCAAAAATATTGTAGCGCGTGCGATCAAGCAAGGCCTGGAGTTTAAAAAGAAAGGCGTCAAAAACCTGCGGCGTCACCTGGATGCGGCTTTTTATGAGTATGAAAGAGAAATTGGAAAATTTTCTGTTCTCGTGCGCGTAGTTATTATTATTTCCCCGTTGCTGGGCTTATTGGGAACCGTAATTGGAATGATCGAAACATTTGATTCGCTGGCAACCATGACATTGCACTCGCAATCGGGTGGAATTGCCGGCGGGATTTCACAAGCCTTGTTTACTACGCAAATGGGTCTAACCGTTGCGATTCCCGGGCTATTAGCGCATAGCATCCTCATTAGGAAGCAGCACCAGATTGAGCAGGATCTTTTGCAGATCAAAGACCTATTGTGTCATCAAACAACTAAATTTAACGAGAAGTAA
- a CDS encoding biopolymer transporter ExbD — MRPNESNEVEATIDMAPLIDIVFILLIFFMVTTTFVKDMKLELERPKASSSTAASSKAIRLFIDRHGDTYMDGEPVRLWLIQSKLRDLLSTASSKVILVVTDEGVPAGKLIEVIDQARLSGAESVGVATKKEAG, encoded by the coding sequence ATGAGACCCAATGAATCCAACGAGGTGGAAGCCACGATCGATATGGCGCCATTGATCGACATTGTTTTTATTTTGCTGATTTTCTTCATGGTAACGACGACCTTCGTAAAAGATATGAAATTGGAGCTGGAACGCCCCAAGGCGAGTAGTTCGACGGCCGCATCAAGTAAAGCCATTCGGTTGTTTATTGACCGGCATGGCGATACTTATATGGATGGCGAACCGGTTCGTTTGTGGTTGATACAAAGTAAATTGCGTGATTTATTGAGTACTGCTTCCAGCAAAGTGATTTTAGTGGTTACGGATGAGGGTGTTCCTGCGGGGAAATTGATTGAAGTTATCGATCAAGCGCGCTTGTCGGGAGCAGAGAGTGTAGGTGTTGCAACTAAAAAAGAAGCGGGGTAA
- a CDS encoding energy transducer TonB, with protein METKHFNQHLAGAVSMLLGLILVFGLIITMNHYMGKLERAPAQEVTEISMTKEIKQEPKKEIKKVEPKKVTRPQAPAPFKGLDTALSGIDLGSLGLDDGQGRGLDDGLLGKTGNAVMTADLVDVPPKPITRGAFRYPPAAKKNGVKGYVLLSVLVETDGSVNQVQVLESNPSGIFDAAALQGIRAWHFEPAKYKGDTVRVWAKQKIRFDLS; from the coding sequence ATGGAAACAAAACATTTTAATCAACACTTGGCAGGGGCTGTGTCCATGTTATTGGGACTGATTTTGGTTTTCGGTCTGATAATAACGATGAATCATTACATGGGAAAGCTCGAGAGAGCGCCTGCACAAGAAGTGACAGAAATCAGTATGACCAAAGAGATCAAACAAGAGCCGAAGAAGGAGATTAAGAAAGTAGAGCCCAAGAAAGTCACTCGGCCTCAGGCACCTGCGCCTTTCAAAGGACTCGACACGGCACTGTCTGGCATTGATTTGGGATCGCTGGGGCTAGATGATGGGCAGGGAAGAGGTTTGGATGATGGTCTGTTAGGTAAAACAGGTAATGCGGTGATGACAGCAGACTTGGTGGATGTTCCACCGAAACCTATCACCAGAGGGGCTTTTAGATATCCGCCCGCGGCAAAAAAGAATGGTGTAAAAGGTTATGTGCTTTTATCGGTATTGGTTGAAACGGACGGTTCAGTTAATCAGGTGCAAGTATTGGAGTCAAATCCATCGGGAATCTTTGATGCGGCTGCATTACAGGGTATTCGCGCATGGCATTTCGAACCGGCAAAATACAAAGGGGATACGGTCAGAGTATGGGCAAAACAAAAAATACGTTTTGATCTTTCCTGA
- a CDS encoding tetratricopeptide repeat protein produces MKYQTRIAKQIQYFLVVFILGYCSSVAWASEKKVQPTDFIELAAVMLKDGHNDRALMALQSVDLENKKTDLARFYTLQGLAYMNLNDLEAAKDSLQQAVKNGQKDPAIFIYLAQVYFGLKDYKQTIQAIVKAGDQANQDATLISLKAESYWHLKETDAAINALNEGQKIFPADFRFLKRKVFYFVELGLYQEATNLGREYLKRSKAAAADYIALGNALRLSREYPEALSILEIARLQFPQDEMIAKLLAHTYLDQGKFNSAAFILEQAALLNPALQAEAAEIYRRAGRFHKALTLNESIGDQKIKLKQRLSILLALKQFERAANMESSLYRTGLLEDQDVRYALAYALFSSGRFPEANKHLDHLKNAELFRKGTELRRLMEVCKTEPWQCT; encoded by the coding sequence ATGAAATACCAGACCCGGATAGCTAAGCAGATTCAATACTTCCTTGTTGTTTTTATCCTTGGATATTGCAGCAGCGTTGCATGGGCATCCGAGAAGAAAGTACAGCCCACGGATTTTATTGAACTGGCTGCGGTGATGCTGAAGGACGGTCATAATGATCGTGCTTTAATGGCGCTGCAAAGTGTTGATCTGGAAAATAAGAAAACAGATTTGGCAAGATTCTACACGCTGCAGGGTCTCGCTTATATGAATCTGAATGACCTCGAGGCAGCCAAGGACAGTTTGCAACAGGCTGTCAAAAATGGACAAAAAGACCCGGCGATTTTCATCTATTTGGCGCAAGTCTATTTCGGACTGAAAGATTATAAGCAAACGATTCAGGCCATTGTCAAAGCGGGTGATCAGGCCAATCAAGATGCTACTTTAATCAGCTTAAAAGCGGAATCCTATTGGCACTTGAAAGAAACCGATGCGGCCATTAATGCTTTAAATGAGGGGCAGAAAATTTTCCCCGCAGATTTCCGCTTTCTGAAACGCAAAGTTTTTTATTTTGTTGAACTTGGGCTATACCAGGAAGCCACTAATCTCGGCAGAGAATACCTTAAGCGGTCAAAAGCGGCTGCAGCCGATTATATTGCCCTTGGAAATGCACTGAGACTCAGTAGAGAATACCCAGAAGCATTGAGTATTTTAGAGATTGCCCGATTGCAGTTTCCGCAGGATGAAATGATCGCAAAATTGCTCGCGCATACCTATCTGGATCAAGGAAAATTCAACTCGGCGGCATTTATTCTTGAGCAAGCCGCTTTACTGAATCCTGCGCTACAGGCTGAAGCAGCAGAGATTTATCGACGTGCGGGCCGTTTTCATAAGGCATTAACGCTTAATGAAAGTATCGGCGATCAAAAAATTAAGTTGAAGCAGCGGTTATCTATTCTTCTGGCATTAAAGCAGTTCGAGCGTGCGGCCAATATGGAATCCAGTTTGTATCGCACTGGGTTATTGGAAGATCAAGATGTGCGCTATGCGCTGGCCTATGCCTTATTTTCAAGCGGGCGCTTTCCCGAAGCGAATAAGCACTTGGATCATTTAAAAAATGCTGAGCTATTTAGAAAAGGAACAGAGCTTCGTCGTTTGATGGAAGTATGTAAAACAGAGCCATGGCAATGTACGTAA
- a CDS encoding TonB-dependent receptor, with amino-acid sequence MHSLLFLLVFISIGLVSPSAWGDTEKAEFSIHLFQDGLPIEDAELSISSDVYEKSNPKMIFETIPSTFSWRADGTSIKTNANGSVAGKLPPGFYHMTIKTKDQVFKFDLPLRPAENTQILVTFYPNKKKPLLNIESSLSGIIGPDIAAEKPREQGEGTVNVQVISAETQKPIKDVQVFLSGSKQKLRTDEQGRIIATVPAGSYSVSLLHSAYSSQTQDDVKIENAQTTDLSFKLTPAGVELAEYVVLEPHLAGTVASIIEEQRKSTAVATVIGAEQFSRAGDGDAASALRRASGLTLVGGSFIFIRGLGERFSTTLVNGAAVPSPDATRRVVPLDLFPTNILESVMVQKTYSPDRPAEFAGGTVELRTRGIPDAFFFNLNLQTGMNDNTTFQDGLTYKGGGTDFTSYDDGARALPGSIADATQNGEKIQPATPLNPHGTPPAQLEKLGEDLSGVWDVDKKKRGPDAGIQGSMGDSFSLGDFRLGYIAAAGWKQEFRKQNEVNREFAAADTGDGSLRKVQDFDMQRSLREVQLTGYAATELQYKDTHRIFAKTMFLRQAFDEARVTQGFTDAETSPIRRTRLKFFSNQLLMNQVGGEHQFDWLKDLSISWLYTNATANRDEPKTRDYRYDSNIDTGAYFFSQRADSNQTMFSDLVDKDQSWRVDGKLPFQLLTNHKVTLSSGFIAQKKNRDSNIQRFSYFRFGPDASNPAVYGQPSVESILRPDHIGANGYQLRDVTRPSDRYTASQNLFAYYGKMDWMLYDRVNISGGLRWEDNNQRVDTVSLNNRPTTAGLNRVDMLPSVTATLFLTDKQQLRAGFSQTLSRPDFRELSSAPFTDINTNQETVGNPNLKQAAITNWDARWEYYLSPTENIFAGLFWKDLTNPVELIAVQGTAGLNTYQNTDKAKVYGIELELLKKLDFINPLLQNFYIGGNYTLSASNVILTPENLTAQTTNDRPLQGHSAQIFNFQIGYDNPAWKTQATLLYNVSSKRIMAAGVLGAPDKYEQPVHQLDFVLSQNLYKGLSMQASMQNLLDSEIRITQGDEITRQFRRGRFFNLSVRLAY; translated from the coding sequence ATGCACTCCTTGCTTTTTTTGCTCGTTTTCATTTCTATAGGTCTGGTAAGTCCTTCTGCTTGGGGAGACACGGAAAAAGCCGAATTCTCAATTCACCTATTTCAGGATGGATTGCCTATTGAGGATGCTGAGTTGTCCATTAGCAGCGATGTGTACGAGAAATCGAATCCGAAAATGATCTTTGAGACCATTCCATCTACGTTTAGCTGGCGAGCGGATGGGACTTCCATTAAGACCAATGCAAATGGCAGTGTGGCAGGAAAATTACCGCCTGGGTTTTACCACATGACGATCAAGACGAAAGATCAGGTGTTTAAATTTGATTTGCCGCTGCGTCCGGCAGAGAACACGCAAATCCTGGTCACTTTCTATCCGAATAAAAAGAAACCATTACTCAATATTGAAAGTTCATTGTCCGGCATTATCGGGCCAGATATCGCTGCTGAAAAACCGCGAGAACAAGGTGAGGGCACAGTCAATGTACAAGTGATCTCTGCAGAAACGCAAAAACCAATCAAAGACGTACAGGTTTTTTTAAGCGGGTCAAAGCAGAAGTTAAGAACAGATGAGCAGGGGAGAATCATCGCGACAGTACCAGCAGGCAGTTACAGTGTTTCGTTGCTGCATAGTGCTTATAGCAGTCAAACGCAGGATGATGTGAAAATTGAGAATGCACAAACAACCGATCTCAGTTTTAAGCTGACGCCCGCAGGTGTTGAGTTAGCTGAATATGTGGTGTTGGAGCCTCATCTTGCAGGTACGGTTGCTTCTATTATCGAAGAACAAAGAAAATCAACGGCAGTTGCAACTGTGATAGGTGCTGAGCAGTTTAGCCGGGCTGGCGATGGTGATGCTGCCAGTGCTTTAAGACGGGCATCCGGATTAACGCTGGTAGGAGGATCATTCATTTTTATCCGTGGATTGGGCGAACGTTTTTCCACGACATTGGTGAACGGTGCCGCGGTTCCCAGTCCGGATGCGACACGGCGTGTTGTGCCGTTGGACCTTTTTCCGACAAATATTCTTGAAAGCGTAATGGTGCAAAAGACCTATTCGCCAGATCGTCCTGCGGAATTTGCAGGTGGTACGGTGGAACTGCGTACACGCGGAATTCCCGATGCATTTTTCTTCAATTTAAATTTGCAAACGGGTATGAACGATAATACGACTTTCCAGGATGGCTTGACTTATAAAGGAGGCGGCACTGATTTTACGAGCTATGACGATGGAGCGCGTGCATTGCCCGGCTCCATTGCTGACGCAACCCAGAACGGCGAGAAAATACAGCCAGCGACTCCTTTAAATCCACATGGAACGCCACCTGCGCAGCTCGAGAAGCTGGGCGAGGATTTATCAGGGGTATGGGATGTCGATAAGAAAAAACGCGGACCTGACGCCGGTATTCAGGGTTCAATGGGAGATAGTTTTTCACTGGGTGATTTTAGATTGGGTTATATCGCCGCGGCAGGCTGGAAGCAGGAATTCAGGAAGCAGAATGAAGTTAATCGTGAGTTTGCCGCTGCCGATACGGGCGATGGCAGTTTAAGAAAGGTTCAGGATTTCGATATGCAAAGATCGCTGCGGGAAGTTCAGCTAACCGGTTATGCGGCAACAGAACTTCAGTACAAAGACACGCACCGGATATTTGCTAAGACGATGTTTTTGCGTCAAGCGTTTGATGAAGCCAGGGTTACCCAAGGTTTTACCGATGCAGAGACGAGCCCTATCCGCCGAACCAGACTCAAGTTCTTTTCTAATCAGTTGTTGATGAATCAGGTAGGAGGGGAACATCAATTTGATTGGTTGAAAGATTTGTCCATTAGCTGGTTATACACCAATGCAACTGCCAATCGAGACGAGCCTAAAACGCGCGATTATCGTTATGACTCCAATATAGACACGGGTGCTTATTTCTTTTCTCAGCGAGCGGATAGCAATCAGACCATGTTTTCGGACTTGGTTGACAAGGATCAGAGTTGGCGAGTTGACGGGAAATTACCTTTTCAGCTACTAACGAATCACAAGGTCACCTTGAGTAGTGGTTTTATTGCCCAGAAAAAAAATAGAGACTCGAATATTCAACGCTTTAGTTACTTCCGGTTCGGTCCGGATGCCTCTAACCCGGCAGTTTATGGACAACCATCCGTGGAAAGTATTCTGCGGCCCGATCATATCGGTGCAAATGGGTACCAGCTTCGCGACGTGACTCGTCCCAGCGATCGGTATACCGCTTCCCAGAATCTTTTTGCTTATTATGGAAAAATGGATTGGATGTTATATGACAGGGTCAATATATCGGGCGGATTGCGCTGGGAAGACAATAATCAGAGAGTCGATACTGTTTCTTTGAATAATAGGCCAACTACTGCCGGGCTCAACAGAGTTGATATGTTGCCATCAGTAACTGCCACGCTTTTCCTCACAGATAAGCAGCAACTCCGTGCGGGTTTCAGTCAAACGTTGTCAAGACCGGATTTTAGAGAATTATCGTCAGCGCCTTTTACTGATATCAATACCAACCAGGAAACCGTCGGTAATCCCAACTTGAAACAAGCAGCTATTACCAATTGGGATGCACGCTGGGAATATTACTTATCGCCTACTGAAAATATCTTTGCTGGTCTATTCTGGAAAGATTTAACCAATCCGGTTGAGTTGATTGCGGTTCAAGGCACTGCTGGTCTTAATACCTATCAGAATACCGATAAAGCAAAGGTCTATGGAATTGAGCTGGAATTATTAAAGAAGTTGGATTTTATAAATCCGCTTCTGCAAAATTTTTATATCGGGGGTAATTACACTTTGTCTGCATCCAACGTTATTCTGACTCCCGAGAATCTCACAGCGCAAACGACGAACGACAGGCCATTACAAGGACACTCCGCACAGATTTTTAATTTTCAGATCGGTTACGATAATCCGGCCTGGAAAACACAAGCCACGTTGTTATACAACGTTTCCAGCAAACGTATCATGGCTGCCGGGGTATTGGGTGCGCCGGACAAATATGAACAACCTGTGCATCAACTGGATTTTGTGCTGAGCCAGAATTTATATAAAGGATTGTCGATGCAGGCTTCCATGCAAAATTTACTAGATTCTGAAATTCGCATTACGCAAGGCGATGAAATTACGCGGCAATTCCGTCGCGGGCGATTTTTTAATCTGAGTGTCCGTTTAGCATATTGA